A genomic stretch from Fusarium musae strain F31 chromosome 9, whole genome shotgun sequence includes:
- a CDS encoding hypothetical protein (MEROPS:MER0038141), with the protein MTTSKPKILIVLTSADKVPKTGKQIGWFLPELAHPFHVLSPVAELVYATPKGGESPLDPVSAELFRDDPVCKDFLEHHESVWKNTLKLSDLAGRSSEFDAIFYPGGHGPMVDLVHDQHSKDLLRDFHSQEKVISAVCHGPAAFVNATTASGELILKGKQVTGFDDVGEEMFQFTEDMDFSLEKKLDEVSGGKYLKAAEGPLAEKVVVDGKMITGQNPASSKGVAEEIAKALGVY; encoded by the exons ATGACAACTTCCAAGCCCAAGATCCTTATAGTCCTCACCTCTGCCGACAAGGTCCCTAAGACAGGGAAGCAGATCGGATGGTTTCTG CCGGAGCTTGCTCACCCATTTCACGTTCTCAGCCCAGTAGCCGAATTAGTCTACGCGACTCCAAAAGGCGGCGAGTCTCCACTTGATCCTGTGTCGGCAGAGCTATTTAGGGATGATCCTGTGTGCAAGGACTTTCTTGAACATCACGAGTCAGTATGGAAGAACACTCTTAAGCTGAGCGACCTCGCTGGTCGTTCTTCGGAGTTCGACGCGATCTTTTACCCCGGGGGCCATGGTCCGATGGTAGACCTTGTCCACGATCAACACTCGAAAGACCTCCTCCGGGACTTCCATTCGCAAGAGAAGGTCATCTCAGCTGTGTGCCACGGACCAGCTGCCTTCGTCAATGCGACAACCGCATCGGGGgagttgatcttgaaggGCAAGCAGGTCACTGGCTTTGATGACGTGGGTGAGGAAATGTTTCAGTTCACGGAGGATATGGACTTTAGTCTTGAAAAGAAACTGGATGAAGTCAGTGGTGGAAAGTatctcaaggctgctgaaggTCCTCTTGCAgagaaggttgttgttgatggaaaaATGATCACGGGTCAGAATCCAGCGTCGTCGAAGGGCGTTGCTGAGGAGATCGCCAAGGCGCTTGGAGTATATTGA